The Porites lutea chromosome 7, jaPorLute2.1, whole genome shotgun sequence genome includes the window AATCATCGTCGAATACggtataaaaagtaaatatcctgaagcATACTCGGCCGTCGTTAAAGTAGGAAGTCAAAAACTTTTAGCAaagaaatcctgtttcgtgcagaattaatcgcctcctcatttcttatctaattTCCGAGCAAGCGACTGGGAGGTTTAACGCTTTttttaagagcgttcttgttttagGTTTACTGTTCTTCACAAAAGCTTCATGGGCCTCGTTACTTTTAACTCAGACTGGGAGAAAACAGTggcaatcttttaaaattcatacaCTTTTAATATCATAAACCGGCTAATAAAATACGCTCTTTTTGacttctccaatctagttttactttgaaactctTCTTTCTTTGACTGCTGAAGTGATTGTAGGCAATTTAACGGAACTGTATCTCGCTTTTGGCTTTGAGTTGTCGGTAACTGATGTCTTGctgacctgaaaaaaaaaaaaaaacgttatgcCACGTTAATATAGTAACGCAAGTGCTTTGGAAAAAGCATTTACCTCCAGCAAAAGAACATGACAAAGGGCGTTCTCTCGCCCTCAGCCAGGAGATGCAGCTTGCGATGGAAGCTGAGAAAATGCAGTACACAGAGACCCCTCAGATACAGCTGGAGCTCTTTTTGGTACAAATTCCTTGAccctttctctttttaattcATTAGAGGCGACTGCAAAATTAACTTCACGCGTAATCAACAGTATTCGAGTGGTCAGTATACGAGTAATAAAGTGACTTGCAACAAGGCTGTGCCAAACACACAGGGCCGTTCGGCAGCTACAGATAAAAGGGACCCAATACACCAATACCGTTAATTTCTTCCCAAAGGTACTGGTAGGCCAACATGTTAGCCACCTagttctttttaaaaaggcGAGCATGATGTCCCTGATGTGAAACTTAAGTGACATCATCGTTATATCCGGTAGCATAGCGGTTCGCCGGAGTAAGGAGGGGTCCAGCAGTATTCATGGCTACGGGTACATTCCCGTACGCGGAAATGGCGGATGACAATACGTTAGCAAAATAAAATGGTTATATGATTACACAGTAAACTACTCAGCTTCTTCACTAGTCTGGAGTTAAGCTGCCTGGGGTGCTctagggaggggaggggtggtgTGGGTTTGAGGacggaagaaaacaaaaaaaaaaaagaaagaaagaaagaaaacttgtTTCTCCCCACCCCCAAAGCCCTTTAGAGAGCTTTtcatatatatgttgtggttcagttttatccttggtttaaattttgttttcttttgtttttggatagCGTAATGTATGATAGTAGGGaactttagcaacgacgacggcgacggcaaccaggacgtcaaaaaagcaatgggtttattacgcaaaacaacaactttgcacgtgcatcacgcttttttgtacatttctttaccgtccttgcacgactacgacgtgaaaatgcctaattgcaagttttatggaggacgtaaacaagcgacgacgaatctctttttctctctctaaacttgagtacggtcctcaagaaatcaactccagggaaattcgcctacacttgccattttcagcaaattggaataaacgcgaaaaagattgaaaaaacgggatttcattttaatactgacgttttcgctgccgttgccgtcgtcgatgctaaagctccctaatgaaaGAACtgtaatgagtttgaaacaaaagaaaagaaaaattcaaaccaaagataaaattgaactaccGATATATGTTACCTTTCTGTTTAGTTCTGTATCGCTTGACACtggaaatgtttttttctttgacgtcaTGATGTCTACAATTCTTTGCAACAACTTGCTATTTTGTTTGTCGATTATAGCTTGGCGCTTTTCCTCAGCCTGTGTGGTGGGTGCAAACACATTTTATTCAGATGGAACAAAAACACGGTTCTGTAAGCATTACAAGGTACATAAGAACTAAGTGAAATCTGATCGATTATTACATGCTTTTCAGCCAAGCGAGAAGCATCTTTCGAATCCTGCGATCAAGTCAGTCACGCACCGTCCTTCAACGACAGTCTGACGCTGAGTCAGCGCAACGCTTAGGTATGACGTTTTGCTCTGAAGAGTGTGATATCCCCACTATACTGAAAAAAAGCATTGTGTCCACGCGGTAAAACGTCTGAATCggtttttattctattttcttggatttcatttaccattaAATGGAAACATGGCAAGGTTGTACAAAATACTAAAGGAGAATAATCTATAGGATTATTCTTTCTTGCAATTGCTCACTTATCTCAGTGAAATATGGCACGCGTTACCATGGAAACATAATGTCTGTTGGATAGCACAATGCACGCGCAATGTTACagtttttctaactttttcttTACAATCGTCTCCCAAGACAGGGTGTTTACTGGAGCTTTACTCTTTTATTTCCTTGTATAATAGGGGCACTTTAccttaaacaataaaaaagactaTAAAAGGAGCAAAAATCTCTGTCATTGTTAACCCAAAATTGCAACCCAACGTTTGATACGTAATCGTTAGCATCCTTTCGCTTACCAAGAGGAATGGACGTCTTGAAGTTCTGAGAGTAGTGGAAACATTGTTTAGCAAGGAGCATTACCATACTAACCGTCTTACCATAATTCTCCTGAACCTCAGTTGTAACTGGGCCTCCTCATCATCGTATTCTAAAGTAGTTTCCCCTTTCAACTTTGATTTAGTTTCTTTGAGCTATAGTAATAAAAACAAGATATAATATTTTCGTTATACTCTCGCTAGTAGTAGAATCCTAAATCAAGCAATTGTAAAACTAACAGTAAATCCCCGCTACTAAGAACTGACctggattttaagaacctgttgtGCTAAAAGTGGTCAGTTAAGCCCCCtctatgtaagaacctgtttagcctaaaatttgcaacaggttcttatttcctaaaatctatgaaaaaattctgtacacttgggcaaataagataagtcaaccgTTCAGAATCCTCGTTGGAAAAATAAGCGCCTTATCACTCCAACCGTAACGTAAATGTCAATGTACAAAtcaaatataatttttattgATGCAATCACAAAACTTCCAATTGGTATGCAGATTTCATGTAAGGAATAAGCTAAAACTTTAAATACTCCTAGCTAtacagtatttttttcttcagaaaataagaattaattaggctaacttggaaaaattcaGGTTATTAGTCGCGGGGTTTTACTACATTCGTCTATCATTTAACTTTTCTGgcattataatttatttaagctgttttttaagATGCCCGTTAAAGT containing:
- the LOC140943308 gene encoding uncharacterized protein, whose amino-acid sequence is MAQSSNILEKRWQRIVYEKHRKRLKETKSKLKGETTLEYDDEEAQLQLRFRRIMAEEKRQAIIDKQNSKLLQRIVDIMTSKKKTFPVSSDTELNRKVSKTSVTDNSKPKARYSSVKLPTITSAVKERRVSK